A part of Nesterenkonia lutea genomic DNA contains:
- a CDS encoding mannose-1-phosphate guanylyltransferase — protein sequence MTSQAALDKFYTVIPAGGVGTRLWPLSRASAPKFLHDLTGAGTTLIRGTYERLAPLTGSRVMVVTGESHREAVRAQIPELNTEDLVLESEPKDSGAAIGLAAAILHRRDPEIIMGSFAADQVIAPVDVFQQAVREAVAAAATGKIVTIGITPTHASTGFGYIRRGAALQLEGAPIQDAPHAHEVVEFVEKPSQELAEQYVASADYLWNAGMFVAPVALLLEHLARAEPELHAGLTEIAAAWGTEQQAEVTARVWPQLPKIAIDYAVAEPAAAAGDVAVIPGTFTWDDVGDFAAIARLNPAREQESMTVLGEKARVYSDQSSGVVVSDTQRLVALIGVENIVVVDTPDALLVTTTDHAQSVKQAVEALKAHGESDVL from the coding sequence GTGACTTCACAGGCAGCTTTGGACAAGTTCTATACGGTGATCCCCGCGGGTGGAGTGGGGACGCGGCTCTGGCCGCTCTCCCGCGCCAGCGCCCCCAAGTTTCTCCACGACCTCACCGGGGCCGGGACCACGCTGATCCGGGGGACGTATGAGCGGCTCGCGCCGCTCACCGGCAGCCGCGTCATGGTGGTCACCGGGGAGTCCCACCGCGAGGCGGTGCGGGCCCAGATCCCGGAGCTGAACACCGAGGACCTGGTGCTCGAGTCGGAGCCCAAGGACTCCGGGGCGGCCATCGGGCTCGCCGCCGCAATCCTGCACCGCCGCGATCCGGAGATCATCATGGGCTCCTTCGCCGCGGATCAGGTCATCGCGCCGGTGGACGTCTTCCAGCAGGCCGTGCGCGAGGCCGTCGCCGCTGCCGCCACCGGCAAGATCGTCACCATCGGGATCACCCCCACCCACGCCTCCACGGGCTTCGGCTATATCCGCCGCGGCGCCGCGCTGCAGCTCGAGGGCGCCCCGATCCAGGACGCTCCGCATGCCCATGAGGTGGTGGAGTTCGTGGAGAAGCCCAGCCAGGAGCTCGCCGAGCAGTACGTGGCCTCTGCGGACTATCTCTGGAACGCGGGAATGTTCGTCGCCCCCGTGGCACTGCTGCTGGAGCACCTCGCCCGCGCCGAGCCTGAGCTGCACGCCGGACTCACCGAGATCGCCGCCGCCTGGGGAACCGAGCAGCAGGCCGAGGTGACCGCCAGGGTCTGGCCGCAGCTGCCGAAGATCGCGATCGACTACGCCGTGGCCGAGCCGGCAGCGGCCGCCGGGGATGTCGCGGTGATCCCGGGAACCTTCACCTGGGATGACGTGGGGGACTTCGCGGCCATCGCCCGGCTGAACCCGGCCCGAGAGCAGGAGTCCATGACTGTCCTGGGGGAGAAGGCGAGGGTCTACTCGGACCAGTCCTCCGGCGTCGTCGTCTCGGACACCCAGCGTCTGGTGGCACTGATCGGAGTGGAGAACATCGTGGTGGTGGACACCCCGGACGCGCTGCTGGTCACGACCACCGATCACGCGCAGTCGGTGAAGCAGGCAGTGGAGGCGCTGAAGGCCCATGGAGAATCCGATGTCCTCTGA
- the sdhA gene encoding succinate dehydrogenase flavoprotein subunit gives MQVHKYDVVIVGAGGAGMRAAIESGQRAHTAVLTKLYPTRSHTGAAQGGMCAALANVEEDNWEWHTFDTVKGGDYLVDQDAAEVMAKEAIDAVLDLEKMGLPFNRTPEGKIDQRRFGGHTRDHGKAAVRRACYAADRTGHMILQTLYQNCVKHNVEFYNEYYVLDLLTVEEEVTREDGTTYMQKRTAGVVSYDLANGEIHVFQAKSVVFATGGLGKIFKTTSNAHTLTADGMALAYRAGIPLEDMEFVQFHPTGLAGLGILLSEAARGEGAILRNSEGERFMERYAPTIKDLAPRDIVARSMANEVREGRGAGPNKDYVLLDLTHLEPAHIDAKLPDITEFARTYLGVEPYTEPVPVFPTCHYAMGGVPTNVKSEVLQDNDTVVPGLFAAGEVACVSVHGSNRLGTNSLLDINVFGKRAGLAAAEYASTAEFVDIPENPTAFTENQLNAMRASTGGERTATLRTELQETMDANMQVFRSEETIKEALAVIADLRKRYKNVQIQDKGKRFNLDLLEAVELGFLLDMAEVMTVAALHRKESRGGHYREDFPERDDENFMLHSMMYLDTESSTEGTHGIRADTKPVVFTRYEPMERKY, from the coding sequence ATGCAGGTTCATAAGTACGACGTCGTCATCGTCGGCGCTGGCGGCGCAGGCATGCGGGCAGCCATCGAGTCCGGACAGCGCGCCCACACGGCGGTGCTGACCAAGCTCTACCCGACCCGGTCTCACACCGGCGCCGCCCAGGGCGGCATGTGTGCCGCGCTGGCCAATGTCGAAGAGGACAACTGGGAGTGGCACACCTTTGACACCGTCAAGGGCGGTGACTACCTGGTGGACCAGGACGCCGCGGAGGTCATGGCCAAGGAGGCCATCGACGCGGTGCTGGACCTGGAGAAGATGGGCCTGCCCTTCAACCGCACTCCCGAGGGCAAGATCGACCAGCGACGCTTCGGCGGGCACACCCGTGACCACGGCAAGGCTGCCGTGCGTCGGGCCTGCTATGCCGCGGACCGCACCGGGCACATGATCCTGCAGACGCTGTACCAGAACTGCGTGAAGCACAACGTGGAGTTCTACAACGAGTACTACGTGCTGGATCTGCTCACGGTGGAGGAAGAGGTCACCCGTGAAGACGGCACGACCTACATGCAGAAGAGGACGGCCGGCGTCGTCTCCTATGATCTGGCCAACGGCGAGATCCACGTCTTCCAGGCCAAGTCAGTGGTCTTCGCCACCGGCGGTCTGGGCAAGATCTTCAAGACCACCTCGAATGCGCACACCCTGACCGCCGACGGCATGGCCCTGGCCTACCGCGCCGGCATCCCGCTCGAGGACATGGAGTTCGTGCAGTTCCACCCGACCGGCCTGGCCGGACTGGGCATCCTCCTCTCCGAGGCGGCGCGCGGCGAAGGCGCCATCCTGCGCAACTCCGAGGGTGAGCGCTTCATGGAGCGCTACGCTCCCACGATCAAGGACCTCGCACCGCGTGACATCGTGGCGCGGTCGATGGCCAACGAGGTGCGCGAGGGGCGCGGCGCCGGTCCGAACAAGGACTATGTGCTGTTGGACCTGACCCACCTGGAGCCCGCACACATCGACGCGAAGCTTCCTGACATCACCGAGTTCGCACGCACCTACCTCGGAGTCGAGCCCTATACCGAGCCCGTCCCGGTCTTCCCGACCTGCCACTACGCGATGGGCGGCGTGCCGACCAACGTGAAGTCAGAGGTGCTGCAGGACAACGACACTGTTGTCCCGGGCCTGTTCGCCGCCGGGGAGGTCGCCTGCGTCTCGGTGCACGGCTCGAACCGTCTGGGCACCAACTCGCTGCTCGACATCAACGTGTTCGGCAAGCGCGCCGGTCTCGCCGCCGCGGAGTATGCCAGCACCGCTGAGTTCGTGGACATCCCGGAGAACCCGACGGCGTTCACCGAGAACCAGCTCAACGCGATGCGCGCCTCCACCGGCGGTGAGCGCACGGCGACGCTGCGCACCGAGCTGCAGGAGACCATGGACGCGAACATGCAGGTGTTCCGCTCCGAGGAGACCATCAAGGAAGCCCTCGCGGTCATCGCTGATCTGCGCAAGCGCTATAAGAACGTGCAGATCCAGGACAAGGGCAAGCGGTTCAATCTGGACCTGCTCGAGGCTGTGGAGCTCGGCTTCCTGCTGGACATGGCCGAGGTCATGACGGTGGCGGCCCTGCACCGCAAGGAATCCCGCGGCGGTCACTACCGCGAGGACTTCCCCGAGCGTGATGATGAGAACTTCATGCTGCATTCGATGATGTACCTGGATACCGAGTCCTCGACCGAGGGCACCCACGGCATCCGCGCCGACACCAAGCCGGTCGTCTTCACCCGTTACGAGCCGATGGAGCGTAAGTACTGA
- the sdhC gene encoding succinate dehydrogenase, cytochrome b556 subunit, with amino-acid sequence MTQKKGTLYKGREGMWSWVGHRITGVGIFFFLLVHVLDTSLVRVSPEAYDAVIGAYKNPIMIMGEIGLVGAIVFHAFNGLRIILVDFWSQGTRYHKQMLWAVMGLWAIVMIGFTARHVMLFLEGWGGF; translated from the coding sequence GTGACGCAGAAAAAGGGCACACTCTATAAGGGCCGGGAAGGCATGTGGTCCTGGGTGGGGCACCGGATCACAGGTGTCGGGATCTTCTTCTTCCTGCTGGTGCACGTACTCGACACGTCTCTCGTGCGAGTCTCGCCAGAGGCATATGACGCGGTGATCGGCGCGTATAAGAACCCGATCATGATCATGGGCGAGATCGGCCTGGTCGGCGCCATCGTCTTCCATGCCTTCAACGGTCTGCGGATCATCCTCGTGGACTTCTGGTCCCAGGGAACCCGCTACCACAAGCAGATGCTGTGGGCCGTGATGGGCCTCTGGGCGATCGTGATGATCGGCTTCACAGCACGCCACGTGATGCTGTTCCTTGAGGGCTGGGGAGGATTCTGA
- a CDS encoding succinate dehydrogenase hydrophobic membrane anchor subunit, translated as MTTTNSVALPNQGIAAPRSGRIDPKYLRSSSGSSSSFEMAGWVFMRVSGAALVLLIFVHLFVNLLVGEGIHQVDFGFVAGKWANPVWQFWDLTMLWLAMLHGGNGMRTIINDYAEKDSTRMWLKSILCLSVVVIIVLGTMVIFTFEPCMVDNTGALLDSAPSFCQNA; from the coding sequence ATGACGACCACAAATTCCGTGGCCCTGCCCAACCAGGGCATCGCGGCCCCCCGATCCGGACGGATCGATCCCAAGTACCTGCGCAGCTCCTCGGGCTCCTCGAGCAGCTTCGAGATGGCCGGATGGGTCTTCATGCGCGTCTCCGGCGCCGCTCTGGTGCTGCTCATCTTCGTGCACCTGTTCGTCAACCTGCTGGTCGGCGAAGGCATCCACCAGGTCGACTTCGGCTTCGTCGCAGGCAAGTGGGCGAATCCGGTCTGGCAGTTCTGGGACCTGACGATGCTCTGGCTGGCCATGCTCCATGGCGGCAACGGCATGCGCACGATCATCAACGACTACGCGGAGAAGGACTCCACACGGATGTGGCTCAAGTCCATCCTGTGCCTCTCCGTCGTCGTGATCATCGTCCTGGGCACCATGGTGATCTTCACCTTCGAGCCCTGCATGGTCGACAACACCGGCGCGCTGCTGGACTCGGCACCCTCCTTCTGCCAGAACGCCTGA
- a CDS encoding succinate dehydrogenase iron-sulfur subunit, translating to MSTPTQEVAEPASKIDLAEVGGAGGEIPSFEITLQVRRYDPEFSEDARWDEWKLTMYGTDRVLDALHKVKWQIDGSLTFRRSCAHGVCGSDAMRINGRNRLACKVLLKDLDTSKPILVEPIKGLPVEKDLIVDMEPFFQSYREIMPFMVNNSPAPSAERLQSPEERERFDDTTKCILCAACTSSCPVFWTDGQYFGPAAIVNAHRFIFDSRDDAGDMRLEVLNDKEGVWRCRTTFNCTDACPRGIEVTKAIQEVKRAVLTRSM from the coding sequence ATGAGCACTCCCACCCAAGAAGTCGCAGAGCCCGCGTCCAAGATCGACCTGGCCGAGGTCGGTGGCGCCGGCGGCGAGATTCCGAGCTTCGAGATCACCCTGCAGGTCCGCCGCTACGACCCGGAGTTCTCCGAGGACGCGCGCTGGGATGAGTGGAAGCTCACCATGTATGGCACTGACCGCGTGCTGGATGCCCTGCACAAGGTCAAATGGCAGATCGATGGATCCCTGACCTTCCGGCGCTCCTGCGCCCACGGCGTCTGCGGCTCCGATGCCATGCGCATCAACGGCCGCAACCGCCTGGCCTGCAAGGTCCTGCTCAAGGACCTGGACACCTCCAAGCCGATCCTGGTCGAGCCGATCAAGGGCCTGCCGGTGGAGAAGGACCTGATCGTGGACATGGAGCCCTTCTTCCAGTCCTACCGCGAGATCATGCCCTTCATGGTCAACAACTCCCCTGCCCCGTCCGCCGAGCGTCTGCAGTCTCCCGAGGAGCGCGAGCGCTTCGACGACACCACCAAGTGCATCCTCTGTGCCGCCTGCACCTCGTCCTGCCCGGTCTTCTGGACCGATGGTCAGTACTTCGGCCCGGCGGCGATCGTCAACGCGCACCGATTCATCTTCGATTCCCGCGACGACGCCGGCGACATGCGCCTGGAGGTCCTCAACGACAAAGAGGGCGTGTGGCGCTGCCGCACCACCTTCAACTGCACCGATGCCTGCCCGCGCGGCATCGAGGTCACCAAGGCCATCCAAGAGG